A region from the Triticum aestivum cultivar Chinese Spring chromosome 3D, IWGSC CS RefSeq v2.1, whole genome shotgun sequence genome encodes:
- the LOC123079570 gene encoding uncharacterized protein — translation MESEQVKRRFGRCPYCRAMIYQDPQAVIYYCSKCRTPIRGKNPEPTDDTEYSLAQLEILSFDTMSTYSDETDPPNGGDLEPSSRDNGVASSSSAYRPYSAIRTGPRSGDLGRHDEADQVRRSGSPLHSRVSELRPASRRTRRPASADLDAPKDGGGEFDVPRTRSASSYGRRASPLSSQELDAAMALAGDGPAAGVAARSPLADPGFQQNLLHALENLRKLIVAVEEPLRLDAPRLAPGVPPKSASGSNSAPQKVTRRDSRILRRLESQLAQALPVTDSGRRIGKPTTSSSLSSWMSASASALAPVSAPASASSSRRGASARHLICRPVMGGTPFVLCDKCEEILLLPAGLSVDKFARLQCGGCDEMLEVTLPARGGGSTTDRPRKIFSAPQPAGFGADDAEEQNTRATARSRLSGEQLRQGPDHGLLHHVLGYSSVSSVLRSRRYDDEDS, via the coding sequence ATGGAGAGCGAGCAGGTGAAGCGGCGGTTCGGGCGGTGCCCCTACTGCCGCGCCATGATCTACCAGGACCCGCAGGCCGTCATCTACTACTGCAGCAAGTGCCGCACGCCCATCCGAGGCAAGAACCCGGAGCCCACGGACGACACCGAGTACTCGCTCGCGCAGCTCGAGATCCTCTCCTTCGACACCATGTCCACCTACTCCGACGAGACGGATCCGCCCAATGGCGGAGACCTGGAGCCCAGCAGCCGGGACAACGGGGTCGCGTCCTCCTCGTCCGCGTACCGGCCCTACAGCGCGATCAGGACCGGTCCAAGGAGCGGCGATCTGGGCCGGCACGACGAAGCGGATCAGGTTCGGCGAAGCGGGTCGCCGCTGCACAGTCGCGTGAGCGAGCTCCGGCCGGCGTCGCGGAGGACCAGGCGGCCGGCGAGTGCTGACCTCGACGCGCCCAAGGACGGGGGCGGGGAGTTCGACGTGCCGCGGACGAGGTCGGCCTCGTCCTACGGCCGCCGGGCGTCGCCGCTGAGCTCGCAGGAACTGGACGCCGCGATGGCCTTGGCGGGGGATGGACCGGCCGCTGGTGTGGCTGCGAGATCGCCGCTGGCTGACCCGGGGTTCCAGCAGAACCTCCTGCACGCTCTCGAGAACCTCCGGAAGCTCATCGTCGCCGTCGAGGAGCCGCTCAGGCTCGACGCGCCCCGGCTCGCTCCCGGCGTGCCTCCCAAGAGCGCGTCTGGCAGCAACAGCGCCCCTCAGAAAGTCACGCGGCGCGACTCCCGCATCCTGCGCCGCCTCGAGTCGCAGCTCGCCCAGGCATTGCCGGTCACCGACAGCGGCCGGCGCATCGGCAAGCCCACCACCTCCTCGTCATTGTCTTCGTGgatgtcggcgtcggcgtcggcattGGCACCGGTGTCGGCACCGGCATCGGCATCGAGCAGCCGGCGCGGTGCGTCGGCGAGGCACCTAATCTGCCGCCCGGTGATGGGCGGCACGCCGTTCGTCCTCTGCGACAAGTGCGAGGAGATACTGCTGCTACCGGCCGGCCTATCTGTAGACAAATTCGCCAGGCTGCAGTGCGGCGGCTGCGACGAAATGCTCGAGGTGACGctgccggcgaggggcggcggctcgaCGACGGACCGGCCGAGGAAGATATTCTCCGCGCCGCAGCCAGCTGGTTTTGGCGCCGACGACGCGGAGGAGCAGAACACGCGTGCAACTGCGAGGAGCCGTTTGAGCGGCGAGCAGCTACGGCAGGGCCCCGACCATGGGCTACTCCACCACGTGCTCGGCTACAGCTCGGTGAGCTCGGTTCTCCGGAGCCGTCGGTACGACGACGAGGACAGCTGA